In Gallus gallus isolate bGalGal1 chromosome 8, bGalGal1.mat.broiler.GRCg7b, whole genome shotgun sequence, one DNA window encodes the following:
- the PHPT1L gene encoding 14 kDa phosphohistidine phosphatase produces MAAVRDVEIDPDGTFKYILVRLQRPGGGEQRDIVRGTKAAEFHNHIFEKVNPEMEKLGYECKCLGGGKIDHNSKEKKIRVFGLSTGYGKADHSVTVEILKKVYTDYEITWSDEKK; encoded by the exons ATGGCGGCGGTGCGGGACGTGGAGATCGATCCTGATGGCACGTTCAAGTACATCCTGGTGCGGCTGCAGCGGCCTGGCGGCGGGGAGCAGCGTGACATCGTGCGGGGAACCAAGGCGGCCGAGTTCCACA ATCACATCTTTGAGAAAGTGAATCCTGAGATGGAGAAGCTGGGATACGAGTGCAAGTGCCTTGGAGGAGGGAAAATTGATCATaatagcaaagagaagaaaattaggGTGTTTGGGCTGTCTACA GGCTATGGAAAAGCAGATCATTCAGTGACTGTAGAGATACTGAAAAAAGTGTACACAGATTATGAAATTACATGGTCggatgagaagaaataa
- the METTL18 gene encoding histidine protein methyltransferase 1 homolog, whose protein sequence is MDFRFNFFPDEDESKEPSAQRETQPCSPTGEHIEKRLAETKACIKAAKEHHIPADASKVLENKVLETASGLYYVNMSVVELTCQDGTHEEDIVSKSVSSHSDLIPGVYEGGLKIWECTYDLMDFLSEAEIQFANKTVLDLGCGAGLLGIVALRGNAEEVHFQDYNSTVIEEITMPNVVANCINAGNKADSEDDRKNIKPPSKRRKKSECLPDKLTKCRFFSGGWSEVSQLLLSSSKPWSKYDLILTSETIYNPDYYSALHDTLAQLLAKNGRVYLASKVHYFGVGGGTYLFEKFLEERKVFRSSIVKEVEEGLKRFILEIAFKDST, encoded by the coding sequence ATGGATTTTcgatttaatttttttcctgatgaagATGAAAGCAAAGAGCCCAGCGCTCAGCGTGAGACACAGCCGTGTTCTCCAACAGGTGAGCACATAGAGAAGAGACTGGCAGAGACAAAAGCCTGCATCAAAGCTGCCAAGGAGCACCATATCCCTGCAGATGCCAGTAAGGTACTGGAAAATAAAGTCCTGGAAACGGCATCAGGGCTGTACTATGTGAATATGTCTGTCGTGGAATTGACGTGCCAGGATGGCACCCACGAAGAAGATATTGTGTCCAAAAGCGTTTCTTCTCACTCTGATCTCATCCCGGGAGTCTATGAGGGAGGACTGAAAATCTGGGAGTGCACCTACGATCTCATGGATTTCCTTTCTGAGGCTGAAATCCAGTTTGCCAACAAGACAGTGCTGGATCTTGGGTGTGGGGCTGGACTGCTGGGAATAGTCGCCTTAAGGGGAAATGCTGAAGAAGTTCACTTCCAGGACTACAACAGCACGGTGATTGAGGAAATAACCATGCCTAACGTGGTGGCTAACTGTATAAATGCTGGCAATAAGGCTGACAGCGAAGATGATAGAAAGAACATTAAGCCTCCTTCAAAGAGGCGCAAGAAATCAGAGTGCCTACCTGACAAGCTCACCAAGTGCAGGTTTTTCTCTGGAGGGTGGTCTGAAGTCAGCCAGCTCCTGTTGAGCAGCAGCAAGCCCTGGTCAAAATACGACCTCATTCTCACATCTGAGACCATCTACAACCCCGACTATTACAGTGCTTTGCATGATACGCTGGCTCAGCTGTTGGCTAAAAATGGCCGTGTGTATTTGGCAAGCAAAGTGCATTATTTTGGGGTCGGTGGGGGCACCTATCTCTTTGAAAAGTTCCTTGAGGAGAGGAAGGTGTTTAGGAGCAGCATAGTGAAAGAAGTGGAGGAAGGGCTGAAGCgctttattttggaaatagcCTTTAAAGATTCCACTTAA